A genomic segment from Desulfatirhabdium butyrativorans DSM 18734 encodes:
- a CDS encoding YdcF family protein, protein MKRTAPSTDSGRNRRIIPWALFLLAILSIIGFRHLLLYRIAELFVVHHGLKKADVIYLLNGEHETRPFIAADLYRKGFAPRIWVAQTESDPAEKLGLVPNDTAINVGVLKKLGVPEDRIAIIPFPNGVSSTWEEAIALRRFVNDHPVESILVLTSSLHTRRAYWAFQKIFAGSATRIRMAEAPHWGFDQTNWWRSEQGVLTIVSETVKLLYYWSNHRDSGS, encoded by the coding sequence ATGAAGCGAACGGCACCGTCAACCGATTCAGGCAGAAATCGCCGAATCATCCCGTGGGCCCTTTTTCTGCTGGCGATCCTGTCCATCATCGGATTCCGGCATCTTCTGCTGTATCGAATCGCCGAACTCTTCGTTGTTCACCACGGGCTGAAAAAGGCGGATGTCATCTACCTGCTGAACGGTGAGCACGAAACCAGGCCGTTTATCGCAGCCGATTTGTACCGCAAGGGCTTTGCACCCCGCATTTGGGTCGCACAAACCGAAAGCGATCCAGCCGAAAAGCTGGGCCTTGTTCCCAACGATACGGCCATCAATGTCGGTGTCCTGAAAAAGCTGGGCGTCCCCGAAGATCGAATCGCCATCATCCCGTTCCCGAACGGCGTCTCCAGCACCTGGGAGGAGGCAATCGCCCTGCGCCGCTTTGTGAATGACCATCCCGTCGAATCGATCCTGGTGCTCACCTCTTCCCTGCACACCCGAAGGGCCTACTGGGCTTTTCAAAAAATCTTTGCGGGCAGCGCCACCCGGATCCGCATGGCAGAAGCGCCTCACTGGGGTTTTGACCAGACGAACTGGTGGCGCAGCGAACAAGGCGTTTTGACGATCGTCAGCGAAACGGTCAAGCTGCTCTATTATTGGAGCAATCACCGGGATTCCGGTTCGTAA
- a CDS encoding TRAP transporter permease, producing MTEIEKMVDGIPVVIQEDEEIIKKYDPEFRFRQMTGMVVKLVFVMTIVLSIFHIYTAGFGVLQEWRHRAFHLAFVLPLVYFFYSIRRQRFEGVKHLVYDILYALIGTSLIASMLKEILSLSSAWVAGGSIVSFLLILYFKRREFWPDRWIAPLDGLVFTIMVIGMAWIWVTGYMRLDLAESFQSLNPTLLFWSVLLFLTFAAISLLFILQWIYALRAVFQKGFSYVHDNIPYFDVFFAFLSSAASVYVFLEFNQLVVRSGLPHQTDLLFGALATIMVLEGARRSVGPALPLIAYLVLINAYLGPYFLDIPGLSFFAHRGYSVSRIVEHMYLGTEGIFGIPLGVVATFVFHFVLFGIFISKSGLGNLFMDVAMALAGWSAGGPAKVAVISSGFMGSISGSSIANTVTTGAFTIPLMKKVGYPPQFAGAVEAAASTGGQLMPPVMGAAAFVMAEFLGIPYIKIATCAIIPSFLHFFAVGLMVHFMALKLGLVGLPREQLPKVWNVLRERWVLLLPLVVMVYLLISGTSPFLAAFWSIVYAVGIGQVHEKTYSHLTGMLLAVPCVLFWVNPLHLGPLVILAWLAAGAVVAWLSYRTSAWRQDWLIGLFPSVVLIVLLAFGVEPFLSAFLGLATTIVIGMFYRETKMSLKEMLNTLEAGTKNALAIGAACACVGFIVGATTLTGLGLKFASMVIELSSGISQWITSVDLTHLLVLNDVTLFFTLFFTAIACLVLGMGLPTTAQYIIASMIAAPALLKFGIHPLISHMFVLFYAVLADVTPPVALAAYAASGISGADPFKTGFTAFSLSSAKVYVPFAFTYSPIILWMPKILNPAIPFNFGEFILVFLTIVFGVVALGATIVGYLGNRSTLGERICTGIAAACLLFHEPISSYVGIGILVAVYLVQRFRKRKTAELLPGV from the coding sequence ATGACTGAGATCGAAAAAATGGTCGATGGTATCCCCGTTGTCATTCAGGAAGACGAGGAAATCATCAAGAAATACGACCCGGAGTTCCGGTTTCGGCAGATGACCGGGATGGTCGTCAAGCTGGTTTTTGTCATGACGATCGTGCTGTCCATTTTCCACATTTACACCGCAGGCTTTGGGGTTCTTCAGGAATGGCGTCACAGGGCCTTTCATCTCGCATTCGTTCTGCCACTGGTCTATTTTTTCTACAGTATCCGAAGGCAGCGGTTTGAAGGTGTCAAGCATCTGGTCTACGACATCCTCTATGCCCTGATCGGAACCAGCCTGATCGCTTCGATGCTCAAGGAGATTCTTTCGCTGAGTTCTGCCTGGGTTGCAGGGGGTTCCATCGTCAGTTTTCTGCTGATTCTCTATTTCAAGCGGAGGGAATTCTGGCCGGACAGATGGATTGCTCCCCTGGATGGCCTCGTTTTTACGATCATGGTTATCGGGATGGCGTGGATCTGGGTGACGGGATACATGCGTCTCGATCTTGCCGAGTCGTTTCAAAGCCTCAATCCAACACTGCTGTTCTGGAGTGTGCTGCTCTTTCTCACATTTGCCGCGATCAGCCTGCTCTTTATCCTGCAATGGATCTATGCCTTAAGAGCGGTATTCCAGAAAGGCTTTTCCTACGTTCATGACAATATCCCCTATTTTGACGTATTCTTCGCTTTTCTGTCCTCGGCCGCTTCGGTCTACGTGTTTCTCGAATTCAACCAACTGGTGGTTCGATCCGGGCTGCCCCACCAGACGGATCTGCTCTTCGGTGCGCTGGCTACGATCATGGTGCTCGAAGGCGCCCGCAGAAGCGTCGGTCCCGCGCTTCCGCTGATTGCCTATCTGGTCCTGATCAATGCCTACCTGGGGCCTTATTTTCTGGATATTCCCGGCCTGAGCTTTTTTGCCCATCGGGGTTACTCCGTTTCCCGGATCGTCGAGCACATGTATCTCGGCACGGAAGGGATTTTCGGCATTCCGCTGGGTGTGGTCGCCACCTTCGTGTTTCATTTCGTGCTCTTCGGCATCTTCATCTCGAAAAGCGGCCTCGGCAATCTGTTCATGGATGTGGCCATGGCCCTTGCGGGGTGGAGCGCAGGCGGACCCGCCAAGGTCGCCGTGATCTCCAGCGGATTCATGGGATCGATCAGCGGCAGCTCTATAGCCAATACGGTTACTACCGGGGCCTTCACCATACCGCTCATGAAAAAGGTGGGCTATCCGCCCCAGTTCGCCGGTGCGGTCGAAGCCGCCGCTTCGACGGGCGGTCAGTTGATGCCGCCGGTCATGGGCGCCGCCGCCTTCGTGATGGCGGAATTTCTGGGGATTCCCTATATCAAGATTGCGACCTGCGCCATCATCCCCTCGTTTCTGCATTTTTTTGCAGTCGGTCTCATGGTGCATTTCATGGCCTTGAAACTGGGGCTGGTCGGGCTGCCCCGGGAACAGTTGCCCAAGGTGTGGAACGTGTTGAGGGAGCGCTGGGTGCTGCTCTTGCCGCTCGTCGTGATGGTCTATCTGCTGATTTCCGGAACAAGCCCGTTTCTGGCGGCCTTCTGGAGCATTGTCTATGCGGTGGGAATCGGTCAGGTGCACGAGAAAACGTATTCGCATCTGACAGGGATGCTGCTGGCCGTGCCCTGTGTTTTGTTCTGGGTTAATCCTCTCCATCTGGGACCACTGGTGATCCTGGCTTGGCTTGCAGCGGGCGCCGTGGTGGCATGGTTGAGTTATCGAACTTCGGCCTGGAGGCAGGACTGGCTCATCGGGCTCTTTCCATCCGTCGTATTGATTGTGCTGCTTGCCTTCGGCGTCGAGCCGTTTTTAAGCGCGTTTCTGGGACTTGCCACGACGATCGTTATCGGCATGTTCTACAGGGAAACGAAAATGTCCCTGAAAGAGATGCTCAACACGCTCGAGGCGGGCACCAAGAATGCGCTGGCCATCGGTGCAGCATGCGCCTGTGTCGGATTCATCGTTGGCGCCACCACATTGACGGGGCTGGGTCTGAAGTTCGCTTCGATGGTGATCGAGCTCTCTTCCGGTATTTCACAGTGGATCACGTCGGTCGATTTGACCCATCTGCTGGTATTGAACGATGTGACCCTGTTCTTCACGCTTTTCTTTACGGCCATTGCCTGTCTCGTTCTGGGTATGGGGCTCCCCACCACGGCCCAGTATATCATCGCATCGATGATTGCAGCACCTGCTCTGCTGAAATTCGGAATTCATCCCCTCATTTCCCACATGTTCGTGCTCTTTTACGCCGTTCTTGCCGATGTCACGCCGCCGGTTGCCCTGGCGGCATATGCGGCATCGGGGATTTCGGGGGCCGATCCGTTCAAGACCGGATTTACGGCTTTTTCGCTTTCATCGGCGAAGGTGTACGTTCCCTTTGCCTTCACCTACAGCCCGATCATCCTGTGGATGCCCAAAATTCTCAATCCGGCCATCCCTTTCAATTTCGGGGAATTCATCCTGGTATTTCTGACGATCGTGTTCGGGGTGGTGGCGCTGGGCGCGACCATCGTGGGGTATCTCGGGAACCGCAGCACGCTGGGCGAACGCATTTGCACCGGCATTGCTGCGGCATGCCTGTTGTTTCACGAGCCCATTTCTTCCTATGTCGGCATTGGCATTCTGGTGGCGGTGTATCTGGTGCAGCGTTTCCGAAAGCGGAAGACCGCCGAGTTGCTGCCCGGGGTTTGA
- a CDS encoding TAXI family TRAP transporter solute-binding subunit, whose product MKMTTRIALCALVLSVAVVLVSAPCFAGKQFFAIATGGTGGTYYPLGGVLAQALSNKLPDVIVTAQSGNASVANCNLIREHEIESAFVQNNTAFAAYNGKEQFEGKPVKNIRGIASLYPEAIQIVARADAGIHSVRDLKGKHVVPGDKGSGTAADAANILKAYGMTFQDFGGLDWLSFSGISQRLQDKQADAGFITAGLPTAAVLELASSAPITIVNIEDDMATKIAKEFPFYTKVTIPANMYKGVDKPVTTMAVMAQWVVDEKVDAELVYQLTKALWEKGKFVLAKNKGEAADAPSGAEIMATAHEKGKDVKIETALAGMAIPLHPGAERYYKEKGLIK is encoded by the coding sequence ATGAAGATGACCACCCGTATCGCTCTGTGCGCTCTTGTGTTGTCTGTGGCAGTTGTGTTGGTGTCTGCACCCTGCTTTGCCGGAAAACAGTTTTTTGCGATAGCAACCGGCGGCACAGGAGGGACATACTATCCTCTGGGCGGTGTTCTGGCCCAGGCGCTCTCCAACAAGCTTCCGGATGTCATCGTTACGGCTCAATCCGGGAACGCATCGGTAGCCAACTGCAACCTGATCCGGGAACATGAAATCGAATCGGCCTTTGTTCAGAACAATACGGCCTTTGCCGCTTACAATGGAAAAGAACAGTTCGAAGGAAAGCCGGTCAAAAATATCCGTGGTATTGCTTCCCTGTATCCCGAGGCGATCCAGATCGTGGCCAGGGCGGATGCGGGTATTCACAGCGTCCGGGATCTCAAGGGCAAACACGTCGTTCCCGGTGACAAGGGAAGTGGAACGGCGGCAGATGCAGCCAACATTCTCAAGGCCTATGGCATGACGTTTCAGGATTTCGGCGGTCTCGACTGGTTGAGTTTTTCCGGGATTTCCCAGAGGCTTCAGGACAAGCAGGCAGATGCCGGTTTCATCACTGCTGGGCTTCCGACTGCAGCCGTTCTGGAGCTTGCATCCAGCGCACCGATTACGATCGTGAACATCGAAGACGATATGGCCACCAAAATAGCGAAGGAATTTCCCTTTTATACCAAAGTGACCATTCCGGCCAACATGTATAAGGGCGTCGACAAGCCGGTTACCACGATGGCGGTCATGGCCCAGTGGGTTGTGGATGAAAAGGTGGATGCCGAGCTGGTCTATCAACTCACCAAGGCTTTGTGGGAAAAAGGCAAGTTTGTATTGGCGAAGAACAAGGGAGAGGCGGCCGATGCGCCAAGCGGAGCTGAAATCATGGCAACGGCCCACGAAAAAGGCAAGGATGTGAAGATCGAAACGGCGCTGGCCGGCATGGCGATCCCGCTGCATCCGGGCGCAGAGCGTTATTATAAGGAGAAGGGCCTCATCAAATAG
- a CDS encoding PhoH family protein, translating into MKTSNPTAHRMVFSDLHLARQLFGEQNTHLEKIAQAIDVRIDTRGNTVFLEGAEYASGLAENILNQLYDLLKHGYPLFDTDVAHAIRVLSADDTANLKDIFLDTVFITSQKNAITPKSRAQKDYIDAIRNFDIVFGIGPAGTGKTYLAMAMAVAELAKGTVRRIILTRPAVEAGEALGFLPGDLAEKVDPYLRPLYDALNDMMRFEKVTNLTQKGVIEVAPLAFMRGRTLNDAFIILDEAQNTTTEQMKMFLTRIGFNSKAVITGDITQIDLPSEKQSGLIEAKNILQGIAGIRMVFFSKQDVVRHKLVQDILKAYEEHEKGRSK; encoded by the coding sequence ATGAAAACCAGCAACCCAACGGCCCATCGCATGGTCTTTTCCGATCTGCACCTGGCCAGACAACTCTTTGGCGAGCAAAACACCCACCTCGAAAAAATCGCCCAAGCCATCGATGTTCGCATCGACACCCGCGGCAATACCGTATTTCTGGAGGGTGCCGAGTACGCATCCGGGCTAGCCGAAAATATCCTCAATCAACTCTACGATCTGCTCAAACATGGCTACCCGCTCTTCGATACGGATGTCGCACACGCCATCCGCGTACTGAGCGCCGACGACACCGCCAATCTCAAGGATATCTTTCTCGATACCGTCTTCATCACTTCCCAGAAGAACGCCATCACACCCAAGAGCCGCGCGCAAAAAGACTACATCGATGCCATCCGCAATTTCGACATCGTTTTCGGCATCGGACCGGCAGGAACCGGCAAAACCTATCTGGCCATGGCCATGGCCGTAGCGGAACTCGCCAAGGGAACCGTTCGGCGGATCATTTTAACCCGACCGGCCGTCGAAGCAGGAGAAGCCCTGGGCTTTCTTCCCGGAGACCTCGCCGAAAAAGTCGATCCCTATCTTCGCCCGCTATACGACGCCCTCAACGACATGATGCGTTTCGAAAAAGTGACAAACCTCACCCAGAAAGGCGTCATCGAGGTGGCGCCGCTTGCCTTCATGCGCGGCAGAACGCTCAACGACGCCTTCATCATTCTGGACGAAGCACAGAACACGACGACCGAGCAGATGAAGATGTTTCTGACCCGTATCGGTTTCAATTCCAAGGCCGTCATCACCGGAGACATCACCCAGATCGATCTTCCCTCCGAAAAACAATCGGGGCTGATCGAGGCCAAAAACATTCTGCAGGGTATCGCTGGCATCCGGATGGTCTTCTTTTCCAAACAGGATGTCGTGCGCCACAAGCTGGTTCAGGACATCCTGAAGGCTTACGAAGAACACGAAAAAGGACGATCCAAATGA
- a CDS encoding epoxyqueuosine reductase, which produces MKLTKRSVSERALELGFASIGFTDAKPFYDHQMVLEARKSSYDWIYKLGLDLSAGIDPKAILPDARSIIVVLAHYFDRRFPPEMENHFGRCYLDDDRVTRDGLSLKIKALRDHLLNAGIKTKIPFHLPHRVAAARAGLGTFGKNCLLYANSAVARGSWILPIAFVVDAEFEPDTPTTGLGCPDWCKNACLICCPTGALKGPRKIEPRRCISYLTYFGEGLTPRELREPMGLWIYGCDHCQNVCPRNRAWLALAKTFPINAAAEKMMPYFALPRLLHMDTGYFEAHIQPHMFYMPSSELWRWHMNVARAMGNTLDTGYVPELIRAFEENADERVKSMAAWALGRIGGAAARSALDRFRSKVDGTLKDEVAFALTLS; this is translated from the coding sequence ATGAAACTGACGAAACGATCTGTTTCGGAGCGGGCCTTGGAACTGGGATTCGCCTCTATCGGCTTTACGGATGCCAAGCCTTTTTATGATCATCAAATGGTACTCGAAGCGCGCAAATCCTCCTATGACTGGATATACAAGCTGGGGCTGGATCTCTCCGCAGGCATCGATCCGAAGGCGATCCTGCCGGATGCCAGATCGATCATCGTCGTGCTCGCACATTACTTTGACCGAAGATTTCCCCCGGAAATGGAAAACCATTTCGGACGATGCTACCTGGACGATGATCGTGTGACACGTGATGGGCTCAGCTTGAAAATCAAGGCGCTTCGAGATCATCTCCTGAATGCCGGGATCAAGACGAAAATTCCCTTCCACCTGCCGCACCGGGTTGCTGCAGCCAGAGCCGGTCTGGGAACCTTCGGAAAAAACTGTCTGCTGTATGCGAACTCGGCCGTTGCGCGTGGATCATGGATACTTCCCATTGCCTTCGTTGTGGATGCCGAATTCGAACCGGATACCCCAACGACGGGCCTGGGGTGCCCGGACTGGTGCAAAAACGCCTGTCTGATCTGCTGCCCTACAGGCGCATTGAAAGGCCCCAGAAAGATCGAGCCCAGACGTTGCATCTCCTATCTGACCTATTTCGGTGAGGGCCTGACGCCACGGGAGCTTCGTGAGCCGATGGGGCTGTGGATTTACGGTTGTGATCACTGCCAGAACGTCTGCCCCCGCAACCGGGCATGGCTGGCGCTGGCAAAGACATTTCCCATCAATGCGGCAGCGGAGAAAATGATGCCGTATTTCGCGCTTCCCAGACTGTTGCACATGGACACCGGCTACTTCGAGGCCCATATCCAGCCCCACATGTTTTACATGCCCTCATCCGAGTTGTGGCGCTGGCATATGAATGTTGCGCGGGCGATGGGAAACACGCTGGATACGGGCTATGTCCCCGAGCTGATTCGTGCGTTTGAAGAAAATGCCGATGAGCGGGTAAAGTCCATGGCTGCATGGGCGCTGGGCCGGATCGGCGGCGCCGCAGCCAGATCGGCGCTGGATCGGTTTCGGAGCAAAGTCGATGGGACACTGAAGGATGAAGTGGCGTTTGCGCTGACGTTATCGTAG
- a CDS encoding segregation and condensation protein A, whose translation MLAEPFRVHIGDIFEGPMDLLIYLIRKHDIDVTDIPIAEITERYLHTMEIMQEMNIDIAGDFLIMAATLVSIKARILLPVSETAEQEDPRMEIARPILDYLRLKSGATQLRERPLLDDMVFGCRIDESAAEPAEQTFDVDLFALFGAFESVLQRIMTTGPLVLEAHGPSIEERIQAIRSMYSQGTTVPLTELLQTSESKIDAVITFLAVLEMARQGMMELCHDPGDGCNQLTLVFRSCLP comes from the coding sequence ATGCTCGCAGAACCTTTTCGGGTGCACATCGGCGACATTTTCGAAGGGCCGATGGATTTACTCATTTATCTCATTCGTAAACACGACATCGATGTCACCGATATACCCATAGCCGAAATTACCGAGCGTTACCTGCATACGATGGAAATCATGCAGGAGATGAATATCGATATCGCCGGAGATTTTCTCATCATGGCGGCTACGCTGGTATCCATCAAGGCCCGGATTTTGCTGCCTGTCTCGGAGACAGCAGAGCAGGAAGATCCGAGGATGGAAATCGCCAGACCGATTCTGGATTACCTCCGGTTGAAAAGCGGCGCCACACAACTCAGGGAACGTCCCCTGCTGGACGATATGGTCTTTGGGTGCAGGATTGATGAATCTGCGGCGGAACCGGCCGAGCAAACATTCGATGTCGATCTCTTTGCACTCTTTGGCGCCTTCGAAAGCGTTCTGCAGCGGATCATGACAACAGGCCCGCTCGTTTTGGAGGCACACGGACCCTCCATCGAAGAGCGCATCCAGGCCATCCGATCCATGTATTCCCAAGGCACAACCGTTCCCCTGACCGAGCTTCTGCAGACATCCGAGTCGAAAATCGATGCCGTGATCACGTTCCTGGCAGTTCTCGAAATGGCCAGGCAGGGCATGATGGAACTCTGCCATGACCCCGGTGACGGGTGCAACCAGCTCACATTGGTTTTCCGATCATGCCTTCCCTGA
- a CDS encoding DUF1850 domain-containing protein has product MALFKREDPQPAAIKQGLRPWKGNALIIGCIALAGMAVLAGVSIQVIEVVAVKQNRALLVFPAASGTSFATRFIHSVELCPIEDIYRIDEAGRIVQTGTTFASSKAGLPYRAFGNERFTVENDRFRLSNMHRIIPKLLIWANHAYRNTLVWNGNDIPLYDLAGDTLIEIDVRPISMMRFMLWKTDIYRKYP; this is encoded by the coding sequence ATGGCTCTCTTCAAGCGTGAAGACCCCCAACCTGCAGCGATCAAGCAGGGGTTGCGCCCGTGGAAAGGCAATGCACTGATCATCGGTTGCATCGCACTTGCTGGCATGGCGGTATTGGCAGGTGTTTCGATTCAGGTCATCGAGGTGGTGGCAGTGAAACAGAATCGGGCGCTCCTGGTTTTTCCCGCAGCCAGCGGAACCTCGTTTGCAACGCGGTTTATCCATTCGGTGGAGTTGTGCCCGATCGAGGATATCTACCGGATCGATGAGGCAGGCCGGATTGTTCAGACCGGAACGACATTTGCCTCGAGCAAGGCGGGATTGCCGTACCGCGCCTTCGGGAATGAGCGGTTCACTGTCGAAAATGACCGGTTCCGCCTGTCGAACATGCACCGCATCATTCCAAAATTGCTGATCTGGGCCAACCATGCCTATCGAAACACCCTCGTATGGAACGGCAACGATATTCCCCTGTACGATCTTGCCGGTGACACGTTGATCGAAATCGATGTTCGTCCGATCAGCATGATGCGGTTTATGCTCTGGAAAACGGATATTTACAGGAAATACCCATGA
- a CDS encoding DUF169 domain-containing protein, which produces MESRIATALHCRYSPVAILWKDDKPEGAKEFKPGKWGCVMWMLAAAAKGGKAVFSRSTYGCWGGGVGLGFGNAYLAFPGGMDGFCRFLSSGNACCEAGRAVAEQIKPYVGDAFLEDFLNGEGYVRDPELVRDFLDGMPMVDVPAQYVVFEPLADVDEKVENPEVIVFLVNPDQLSALIVLANYDRKGFENAIAPYAAGCQTIGIFAYREAKNGRGRAVIGMSDISARENIAHQLERGLMTVAIPYGRYLEMEANVAGSFLEKRTWKKLVG; this is translated from the coding sequence ATGGAAAGTCGCATTGCAACCGCTCTTCATTGTCGTTATTCGCCGGTTGCCATTCTGTGGAAAGACGACAAGCCCGAGGGCGCCAAAGAATTCAAACCCGGTAAATGGGGCTGTGTGATGTGGATGCTTGCTGCTGCGGCAAAAGGGGGGAAAGCCGTTTTCAGCCGATCCACATACGGTTGCTGGGGAGGCGGCGTCGGACTGGGCTTTGGCAATGCCTACCTGGCGTTTCCCGGCGGGATGGACGGTTTCTGCCGGTTTCTTTCCTCCGGCAATGCCTGCTGTGAAGCTGGTCGGGCCGTTGCCGAACAGATCAAGCCCTATGTGGGCGACGCGTTTCTGGAGGATTTTCTGAACGGAGAAGGGTATGTCCGGGATCCGGAGCTGGTCCGGGATTTTCTCGATGGCATGCCGATGGTGGATGTGCCTGCGCAATATGTCGTTTTCGAACCGCTTGCGGATGTCGATGAGAAGGTGGAAAATCCCGAGGTGATTGTCTTTCTGGTCAATCCCGACCAGCTTTCCGCCCTGATCGTACTGGCCAATTACGATCGAAAGGGCTTCGAAAACGCCATTGCTCCCTATGCAGCCGGATGCCAGACCATCGGCATCTTTGCCTATCGGGAAGCGAAAAACGGGAGGGGAAGGGCGGTGATTGGGATGAGCGACATCTCGGCGCGGGAGAACATCGCCCATCAACTGGAGCGGGGCCTCATGACCGTCGCCATCCCTTACGGGCGGTATCTGGAAATGGAGGCCAATGTCGCGGGAAGCTTTCTGGAAAAACGGACCTGGAAAAAGCTGGTGGGATGA
- the scpB gene encoding SMC-Scp complex subunit ScpB, whose translation MPSLKQILECLLLTAGSAVEMERLSSVFPEVGPSEIRNALNELQQEYLERNAGIMLVNVANGYQIRTRPEYAEWIKRFLKPQPQKLSQAAMETLAIVAYRQPIMRSEIEFIRGVDSGAVLRQLLERRLVRIAGRKNVAGRPLIYATGKRFLEVFGLKDIKDLPRLKEIEDASPGQATSDMEQMRKILTENA comes from the coding sequence ATGCCTTCCCTGAAACAAATCCTGGAATGTCTGCTGTTGACTGCCGGTTCAGCCGTTGAGATGGAGCGGCTCTCATCCGTATTTCCGGAAGTCGGCCCTTCCGAAATCCGAAACGCTCTGAATGAACTTCAACAGGAATATTTGGAGCGAAACGCTGGCATCATGCTGGTCAACGTTGCCAACGGATACCAAATCCGAACACGCCCGGAATATGCCGAATGGATCAAGCGGTTTTTAAAGCCCCAGCCCCAGAAACTCAGCCAGGCAGCCATGGAAACCCTTGCCATCGTCGCCTACCGCCAGCCGATCATGCGAAGCGAAATCGAGTTTATCCGCGGCGTAGACAGCGGGGCCGTGTTGCGGCAGTTGCTGGAGCGCCGTCTCGTTCGCATCGCCGGAAGGAAAAACGTTGCCGGAAGACCGTTAATTTATGCAACAGGGAAGCGCTTCCTGGAGGTTTTCGGACTCAAAGACATCAAGGACCTGCCCCGCCTGAAAGAAATCGAAGACGCATCGCCAGGCCAGGCAACATCGGACATGGAGCAAATGCGAAAAATTCTGACGGAAAATGCTTGA
- a CDS encoding TolC family protein produces the protein MMGKYTLTVFLLIWGCGMAAAAGNDPLNLDAAIEEALAHQSSIEAAMELEKAARAGQNAAAADLFPKLSASYAYSRLKDVPYAVFGGNHVQTGKQDRYAWQVAATQPLFTGFALTTRKRIAALDVDLRKLQTEQAMLDVAHQARLAWYGLVLAEKALGVAREEVDQLNAHVQDAQRFYDQGAISYNDLLKARVGLAHARQGLVQAGAERRTAAAYLNTVLRRPILREIRVTGVGEESPGVSEIGAFLDKAFAQRPELLAMQVSFEKAGLAVQGAKAGDYPELYMIGAYDRMGDNAGADHNDFGNDSNVSLSLQARWTIFEWGKTRSEVRRALHERTAVERQWQGVRDSVAMEVVEAYEKRIAAIENVQTSRAARLEAAENYRITNLRFQQGAATSTDVLDARAYLSRAELDDDRALIGMFTADADLKRAVGEK, from the coding sequence ATGATGGGCAAGTATACACTGACGGTTTTTCTGCTGATCTGGGGTTGCGGCATGGCTGCGGCAGCCGGGAATGATCCGCTGAACCTCGATGCGGCCATTGAAGAGGCATTGGCCCACCAGAGCTCCATCGAGGCGGCCATGGAACTGGAAAAGGCGGCTCGGGCCGGGCAAAATGCGGCGGCAGCCGATCTTTTTCCGAAATTGTCGGCATCCTATGCCTACAGTAGACTCAAAGACGTTCCCTATGCCGTGTTCGGCGGGAACCATGTGCAGACCGGAAAGCAGGACCGCTATGCCTGGCAGGTTGCCGCGACTCAGCCGCTGTTTACCGGTTTTGCGCTGACTACGCGGAAGCGGATTGCAGCCCTCGATGTCGATCTGCGAAAGCTTCAGACAGAGCAGGCTATGCTTGATGTTGCCCACCAGGCCAGGCTGGCCTGGTACGGGCTGGTGTTGGCCGAGAAAGCCCTCGGTGTCGCCCGGGAGGAAGTGGATCAGTTGAATGCCCATGTGCAGGACGCCCAGCGTTTTTACGATCAGGGCGCAATCTCCTACAACGATCTGCTCAAGGCCAGGGTGGGTCTGGCTCATGCCAGACAGGGGCTGGTTCAGGCCGGGGCCGAGCGCCGCACGGCTGCCGCCTACCTCAATACGGTTCTGCGCAGACCGATCCTGCGGGAGATTCGGGTGACCGGGGTTGGTGAGGAAAGCCCCGGCGTTTCCGAAATCGGCGCGTTTCTGGACAAGGCATTTGCCCAGCGCCCCGAGCTTCTGGCCATGCAGGTCTCGTTCGAAAAGGCCGGGCTTGCCGTTCAGGGGGCGAAGGCGGGCGATTACCCCGAATTATACATGATTGGCGCCTATGATCGCATGGGGGATAATGCCGGCGCGGATCACAACGATTTCGGAAACGACAGCAATGTGAGTTTGAGCCTTCAGGCCAGGTGGACGATTTTCGAGTGGGGAAAGACCCGTTCGGAAGTACGCAGGGCGCTTCATGAACGAACCGCCGTCGAGCGGCAATGGCAAGGGGTCCGGGACAGCGTTGCGATGGAAGTCGTGGAGGCTTATGAGAAACGGATTGCAGCCATCGAGAACGTGCAAACGTCCAGAGCTGCGCGTCTTGAGGCAGCGGAAAACTACCGGATCACCAACCTGCGCTTTCAGCAGGGTGCCGCCACATCCACCGATGTGCTGGACGCGCGGGCCTATCTGAGCCGGGCCGAACTCGATGACGATCGGGCGCTGATAGGGATGTTTACGGCAGACGCCGATCTGAAGCGCGCCGTCGGTGAAAAATGA